A stretch of Gossypium hirsutum isolate 1008001.06 chromosome A06, Gossypium_hirsutum_v2.1, whole genome shotgun sequence DNA encodes these proteins:
- the LOC107962753 gene encoding rRNA N6-adenosine-methyltransferase METTL5: protein MKLKQLETLLGDLQQFTTPKVELEQYPTGPHIASRLLYTAENSFDDISNKVVADFGCGCGTLGAAAALLGAELVIGIDIDPQSLEIASMNAEDLELDIDFVQCDISNLGWRGQIVDTVVMNPPFGTRKKGIDMDFLFVALKVASQAVYSLHKTSTRDYIKRTSLRDLNASSAEVLCELRFDVPQLYKFHKKKEVDIAVDLWRFVPKRSQVKDN, encoded by the exons ATGAAGCTGAAACAACTAGAAACCCTCTTAGGCGATCTTCAACAATTCACTACCCCAAAG GTGGAGCTGGAACAGTACCCAACTGGACCTCATATCGCTTCTCGCTTGCTTTACACT gctGAGAATTCATTTGATGATATTAGCAACAAAGTGGTAGCAGATTTTGGTTGTGGATGTGGCACTCTAGGTGCTGCTGCAGCTCTCTTGGGTGCTGA GCTGGTTATTGGCATTGATATTGATCCTCAATCTCTTGAAATAGCTTCAATGAATGCAGAAGATCTTGAG TTGGACATAGATTTTGTTCAATGTGACATCAGTAACCTAGGATGGAGAG GTCAAATTGTTGATACTGTTGTGATGAATCCTCCATTTGGAACTCGAAAGAAGGGTATTGACATGGATTTTCTATTTGTGGCATTGAAG GTAGCTTCTCAAGCTGTTTATTCCTTGCATAAGACCTCAACGAGAGAT TATATCAAAAGGACCTCCTTGAGGGACTTAAATGCTAGCAGCGCTGAGGTCTTGTGTGAG CTCCGTTTTGATGTTCCTCAACTATACAAGTTTCACAAGAAAAAGGAGGTAGATATTGCTGTAGATCTATGGCGATTTGTACCCAAAAGGAGTCAGGTAAAGGACAATTAG
- the LOC107962752 gene encoding polyprotein of EF-Ts, chloroplastic isoform X2, giving the protein MTPVIPYSVSNITFIPGAACTVRKNTSLTRCSSSRKHTRYALPSQRFILPLSTSVTSFRKYGTGYALHGKLGICLSTAGTDVAVEESDSSVTKVSSGGSEIPSDAVETSEDSTSQPDSTPPTQSKRARPVRKSEMPPVKNEELIPGAMFTGKVRSIQPFGAFVDFGAFTDGLVHVSRLSNSFVKDVASVVSVGQEVQVRLVEVNTENGRISLSMRENDDASKRQPRKDGPASTDKARPSRKNASKSSSKKDFKSSKFVKGQELDGTVKNLTRSGAFISLPEGEEGFLPQSEEADDGLMSMMGNSSLQIGQEVKVRVLRITRGQVTLTMKKEEDDDKLDSQLSQGVVYTATNPFMLAFRKNKEIAAFLDQREKAEKVEVQPAANVETTTVSTEVDETVVQETDTIAEIVNKDEETAEKEIDDSFEALSPERSGQVPLADVVESDQIAGSSGEVVDQVTSENSVDEESTQKDVVQEEAPLAEDETSVAASVQEEQIGSIPEEQVETPLAEAKTPSASSVQEEEIGAVPDENGNVASSVVQPDVTDPKDAEDTVENEAGPDPPQESADDQIKSSGSEAVEEVENQPEDTKDEVQIETPVSKDEIPSTSEVEEADSAPQKNDEVTDSNGSMSKENVTTATISPALVKQLREETGAGMMDCKKALAETGGDIVKAQEFLRKKGLASAEKKSSRVTAEGRIGSYIHDSRIGVLVEVNCETDFVSRGDIFKELVDDLAMQVAACPQVQYLVPEDVPEEIVNKEREIEMQKEDLLSKPEQIRSKIVEGRIQKRIDELALLEQPYIKNDKMVVKDWVKQTIATIGENIKVKRFVRFNLGEGLEKKSQDFAAEVAAQTAAKPISSAGKEQSTSVEVKETDEKPKAAVSAALVKQLREETGAGMMDCKKALSETGGDLEKAQEYLRKKGLSTADKKSSRLAAEGSIGSYIHDSRIGVLIEVNCETDFVGRSEKFKELVDVLAMQVVASPQVQFVSIEDIPESIVSKEKELEMQRDDLASKPENIREKIVEGRVSKRLGELALLEQPFIKDDSLLVKDLVKQTVAALGENIKVRRFVRFTLGETTEDTKTGTEA; this is encoded by the exons ATGACTCCTGTGATCCCATATTCTGTTAGCAACATTACATTCATCCCTGGAGCTGCCTGTACAGTAAGGAAGAACACTAGTTTGACAAGATGCAGTTCATCAAGGAAACACACGAGATATGCTTTACCCTCTCAGAGATTCATCCTACCTCTATCAACCTCTGTTACTTCATTTCGAAAATACGGAACAGGGTATGCCTTACATGGAAAACTGGGAATTTGTTTATCAACCGCAGGGACTGATGTGGCGGTGGAGGAATCTGATTCTTCTGTGACAAAAGTTTCCAGTGGAGGATCCGAAATACCTTCAGATGCCGTTGAAACAAGTGAAGATTCGACTAGCCAACCAGATTCTACTCCTCCAACTCAATCAAAACGAGCAAGACCTGTTAGGAAAAGTGAGATGCCACCTGTAAAGAATGAGGAGCTTATTCCTGGTGCAATGTTTACTGGGAAAGTACGATCAATCCAACCATTTGGTGCTTTTGTTGATTTTGGAGCTTTCACAGATGGACTGGTGCATGTTTCCAGGTTGAGCAACAGCTTTGTTAAGGATGTTGCAAGTGTTGTTTCTGTTGGACAAGAGGTGCAGGTGAGGTTAGTTGAAGTAAACACTGAGAATGGGAGGATATCTCTTTCCATGCGTGAAAATGATGATGCTAGTAAGCGCCAGCCACGGAAAGATGGTCCTGCCAGTACTGATAAGGCAAGGCCTTCCAGGAAGAATGCTTCAAAGTCCAGCTCAAAAAAAGATTTCAAAAGCTCAAAATTCGTCAAGGGACAAGAACTAGATGGCACGGTAAAGAATTTAACTAGGTCTGGTGCTTTCATATCTCTCCCCGAGGGGGAAGAAGGATTCTTGCCCCAATCAGAAGAAGCTGATGACGGACTTATGAGCATGATGGGGAACTCATCACTGCAAATTGGCCAAGAAGTCAAAGTTCGTGTGCTGCGCATCACAAGGGGACAGGTAACCTTGACAATGAAGAAAGAAGAGGATGATGACAAATTGGACTCACAGCTTAGCCAAGGTGTGGTGTACACTGCAACAAATCCCTTTATGCTGGCTTTCCGTAAGAATAAGGAGATTGCTGCATTTTTGGATCAGAGAGAAAAGGCAGAGAAAGTAGAGGTTCAACCGGCAGCTAATGTGGAGACAACCACTGTCTCTACTGAAGTGGATGAAACAGTGGTACAGGAAACAGATACAATAGCTGAGATTGTGAACAAGGATGAGGAAACTGCAGAGAAGGAAATAGATGACAGTTTTGAAGCGTTGTCTCCTGAACGTAGTGGACAAGTTCCTTTGGCGGATGTGGTGGAAAGTGATCAAATAGCTGGATCATCTGGAGAAGTAGTTGACCAAGTGACTTCCGAAAATTCAGTTGATGAAGAGTCTACACAAAAAGATGTAGTACAAGAGGAAGCTCCCCTAGCTGAGGATGAAACATCGGTTGCTGCATCAGTTCAGGAGGAACAAATCGGAAGTATTCCCGAAGAGCAGGTAGAAACACCTCTAGCTGAGGCTAAAACTCCCTCTGCTTCATCTGTTCAAGAAGAAGAAATTGGAGCTGTTCCGGATGAAAATGGCAATGTTGCCAGTTCAGTTGTACAACCAGATGTTACTGATCCCAAAGATGCCGAAG ATACAGTGGAAAACGAGGCAGGTCCTGATCCACCTCAAGAATCAGCTGATGATCAGATTAAGTCTTCAGGAAGTGAAGCAGTTGAAGAAGTAGAAAATCAACCCGAGGATACCAAGGATGAAGTGCAAATAGAGACACCAGTTTCTAAGGATGAAATTCCTTCTACTTCTGAAGTTGAAGAAGCAGACTCTGCACCTCAAAAGAACGACGAGGTTACTGATTCAAATGGCTCTATGTCCAAGGAAAATGTGACTACAG CAACTATATCACCGGCTCTAGTAAAGCAGCTCCGTGAAGAAACTGGAGCAGGAATGATGGATTGCAAGAAAGCACTCGCAGAGACTGGTGGGGATATTGTTAAAGCTCAGGAGTTTCTCCGCAAGAAAGGCTTGGCAAGTGCGGAAAAAAAATCCAGTCGAGTCACTGCTGAAGGAAGAATAGGTTCTTACATTCACGATAGCAGGATTGGTGTCCTAGTAGAGGTTAACTGCGAGACAGATTTTGTCTCACGGGGTGACATTTTTAAGGAGCTTGTTGATGATCTAGCCATGCAAGTTGCTGCTTGCCCTCAAGTACAATATCTTGTTCCAGAAGATGTTCCTGAGGAGATTGTAAACAAAGAAAGAGAAATAGAGATGCAAAAGGAAGATCTCTTATCTAAACCAGAACAGATTAGATCAAAGATTGTTGAAGGACGGATACAGAAGAGAATTGACGAGTTGGCTTTACTTGAGCAACCCTACATTAAGAATGACAAGATGGTGGTGAAAGATTGGGTAAAGCAGACTATTGCAACCATTGGAGAGAACATAAAAGTGAAAAGATTTGTGAGGTTCAATCTTGGAGAGGGGCTGGAGAAGAAAAGTCAGGATTTTGCTGCTGAAGTGGCTGCCCAAACTGCTGCAAAACCCATTTCTTCCGCTGGAAAAGAGCAATCGACTTCAGTGGAAGTCAAGGAAACTGATGAGAA ACCAAAAGCAGCTGTCTCCGCCGCACTTGTTAAACAACTACGTGAAGAAACAGGAGCCGGGATGATGGACTGCAAGAAAGCTCTGTCTGAAACCGGAGGTGATCTTGAGAAGGCTCAGGAATACCTTAGAAAGAAGGGCCTATCAACTGCTGACAAGAAATCCAGCCGGCTCGCTGCTGAAGGCAGTATTGGTTCCTACATTCATGACTCGAGGATTGGTGTACTAATTGAAGTCAACTGTGAGACCGACTTTGTTGGTAGAAGTGAAAAGTTCAAGGAGTTGGTTGATGTCCTAGCAATGCAAGTTGTGGCCAGTCCACAAGTGCAGTTTGTATCCATTGAAGACATTCCGGAGAGTATCGTGAGTAAAGAAAAAGAGCTGGAGATGCAAAGAGATGATCTCGCATCTAAACCAGAGAACATTAGAGAGAAGATAGTGGAAGGCAGAGTTTCAAAGAGGCTTGGAGAGCTTGCCCTTTTGGAACAGCCCTTCATTAAGGATGACAGTCTGTTGGTTAAAGACTTGGTAAAGCAAACTGTTGCAGCACTTGGAGAGAACATAAAAGTCCGAAGGTTTGTTCGATTTACACTTGGAGAGACAACTGAAGATACCAAAACAGGAACTGAAGCATGA
- the LOC107962752 gene encoding polyprotein of EF-Ts, chloroplastic isoform X1, with translation MTPVIPYSVSNITFIPGAACTVRKNTSLTRCSSSRKHTRYALPSQRFILPLSTSVTSFRKYGTGYALHGKLGICLSTAGTDVAVEESDSSVTKVSSGGSEIPSDAVETSEDSTSQPDSTPPTQSKRARPVRKSEMPPVKNEELIPGAMFTGKVRSIQPFGAFVDFGAFTDGLVHVSRLSNSFVKDVASVVSVGQEVQVRLVEVNTENGRISLSMRENDDASKRQPRKDGPASTDKARPSRKNASKSSSKKDFKSSKFVKGQELDGTVKNLTRSGAFISLPEGEEGFLPQSEEADDGLMSMMGNSSLQIGQEVKVRVLRITRGQVTLTMKKEEDDDKLDSQLSQGVVYTATNPFMLAFRKNKEIAAFLDQREKAEKVEVQPAANVETTTVSTEVDETVVQETDTIAEIVNKDEETAEKEIDDSFEALSPERSGQVPLADVVESDQIAGSSGEVVDQVTSENSVDEESTQKDVVQEEAPLAEDETSVAASVQEEQIGSIPEEQVETPLAEAKTPSASSVQEEEIGAVPDENGNVASSVVQPDVTDPKDAEDTVENEAGPDPPQESADDQIKSSGSEAVEEVENQPEDTKDEVQIETPVSKDEIPSTSEVEEADSAPQKNDEVTDSNGSMSKENVTTAATISPALVKQLREETGAGMMDCKKALAETGGDIVKAQEFLRKKGLASAEKKSSRVTAEGRIGSYIHDSRIGVLVEVNCETDFVSRGDIFKELVDDLAMQVAACPQVQYLVPEDVPEEIVNKEREIEMQKEDLLSKPEQIRSKIVEGRIQKRIDELALLEQPYIKNDKMVVKDWVKQTIATIGENIKVKRFVRFNLGEGLEKKSQDFAAEVAAQTAAKPISSAGKEQSTSVEVKETDEKPKAAVSAALVKQLREETGAGMMDCKKALSETGGDLEKAQEYLRKKGLSTADKKSSRLAAEGSIGSYIHDSRIGVLIEVNCETDFVGRSEKFKELVDVLAMQVVASPQVQFVSIEDIPESIVSKEKELEMQRDDLASKPENIREKIVEGRVSKRLGELALLEQPFIKDDSLLVKDLVKQTVAALGENIKVRRFVRFTLGETTEDTKTGTEA, from the exons ATGACTCCTGTGATCCCATATTCTGTTAGCAACATTACATTCATCCCTGGAGCTGCCTGTACAGTAAGGAAGAACACTAGTTTGACAAGATGCAGTTCATCAAGGAAACACACGAGATATGCTTTACCCTCTCAGAGATTCATCCTACCTCTATCAACCTCTGTTACTTCATTTCGAAAATACGGAACAGGGTATGCCTTACATGGAAAACTGGGAATTTGTTTATCAACCGCAGGGACTGATGTGGCGGTGGAGGAATCTGATTCTTCTGTGACAAAAGTTTCCAGTGGAGGATCCGAAATACCTTCAGATGCCGTTGAAACAAGTGAAGATTCGACTAGCCAACCAGATTCTACTCCTCCAACTCAATCAAAACGAGCAAGACCTGTTAGGAAAAGTGAGATGCCACCTGTAAAGAATGAGGAGCTTATTCCTGGTGCAATGTTTACTGGGAAAGTACGATCAATCCAACCATTTGGTGCTTTTGTTGATTTTGGAGCTTTCACAGATGGACTGGTGCATGTTTCCAGGTTGAGCAACAGCTTTGTTAAGGATGTTGCAAGTGTTGTTTCTGTTGGACAAGAGGTGCAGGTGAGGTTAGTTGAAGTAAACACTGAGAATGGGAGGATATCTCTTTCCATGCGTGAAAATGATGATGCTAGTAAGCGCCAGCCACGGAAAGATGGTCCTGCCAGTACTGATAAGGCAAGGCCTTCCAGGAAGAATGCTTCAAAGTCCAGCTCAAAAAAAGATTTCAAAAGCTCAAAATTCGTCAAGGGACAAGAACTAGATGGCACGGTAAAGAATTTAACTAGGTCTGGTGCTTTCATATCTCTCCCCGAGGGGGAAGAAGGATTCTTGCCCCAATCAGAAGAAGCTGATGACGGACTTATGAGCATGATGGGGAACTCATCACTGCAAATTGGCCAAGAAGTCAAAGTTCGTGTGCTGCGCATCACAAGGGGACAGGTAACCTTGACAATGAAGAAAGAAGAGGATGATGACAAATTGGACTCACAGCTTAGCCAAGGTGTGGTGTACACTGCAACAAATCCCTTTATGCTGGCTTTCCGTAAGAATAAGGAGATTGCTGCATTTTTGGATCAGAGAGAAAAGGCAGAGAAAGTAGAGGTTCAACCGGCAGCTAATGTGGAGACAACCACTGTCTCTACTGAAGTGGATGAAACAGTGGTACAGGAAACAGATACAATAGCTGAGATTGTGAACAAGGATGAGGAAACTGCAGAGAAGGAAATAGATGACAGTTTTGAAGCGTTGTCTCCTGAACGTAGTGGACAAGTTCCTTTGGCGGATGTGGTGGAAAGTGATCAAATAGCTGGATCATCTGGAGAAGTAGTTGACCAAGTGACTTCCGAAAATTCAGTTGATGAAGAGTCTACACAAAAAGATGTAGTACAAGAGGAAGCTCCCCTAGCTGAGGATGAAACATCGGTTGCTGCATCAGTTCAGGAGGAACAAATCGGAAGTATTCCCGAAGAGCAGGTAGAAACACCTCTAGCTGAGGCTAAAACTCCCTCTGCTTCATCTGTTCAAGAAGAAGAAATTGGAGCTGTTCCGGATGAAAATGGCAATGTTGCCAGTTCAGTTGTACAACCAGATGTTACTGATCCCAAAGATGCCGAAG ATACAGTGGAAAACGAGGCAGGTCCTGATCCACCTCAAGAATCAGCTGATGATCAGATTAAGTCTTCAGGAAGTGAAGCAGTTGAAGAAGTAGAAAATCAACCCGAGGATACCAAGGATGAAGTGCAAATAGAGACACCAGTTTCTAAGGATGAAATTCCTTCTACTTCTGAAGTTGAAGAAGCAGACTCTGCACCTCAAAAGAACGACGAGGTTACTGATTCAAATGGCTCTATGTCCAAGGAAAATGTGACTACAG CAGCAACTATATCACCGGCTCTAGTAAAGCAGCTCCGTGAAGAAACTGGAGCAGGAATGATGGATTGCAAGAAAGCACTCGCAGAGACTGGTGGGGATATTGTTAAAGCTCAGGAGTTTCTCCGCAAGAAAGGCTTGGCAAGTGCGGAAAAAAAATCCAGTCGAGTCACTGCTGAAGGAAGAATAGGTTCTTACATTCACGATAGCAGGATTGGTGTCCTAGTAGAGGTTAACTGCGAGACAGATTTTGTCTCACGGGGTGACATTTTTAAGGAGCTTGTTGATGATCTAGCCATGCAAGTTGCTGCTTGCCCTCAAGTACAATATCTTGTTCCAGAAGATGTTCCTGAGGAGATTGTAAACAAAGAAAGAGAAATAGAGATGCAAAAGGAAGATCTCTTATCTAAACCAGAACAGATTAGATCAAAGATTGTTGAAGGACGGATACAGAAGAGAATTGACGAGTTGGCTTTACTTGAGCAACCCTACATTAAGAATGACAAGATGGTGGTGAAAGATTGGGTAAAGCAGACTATTGCAACCATTGGAGAGAACATAAAAGTGAAAAGATTTGTGAGGTTCAATCTTGGAGAGGGGCTGGAGAAGAAAAGTCAGGATTTTGCTGCTGAAGTGGCTGCCCAAACTGCTGCAAAACCCATTTCTTCCGCTGGAAAAGAGCAATCGACTTCAGTGGAAGTCAAGGAAACTGATGAGAA ACCAAAAGCAGCTGTCTCCGCCGCACTTGTTAAACAACTACGTGAAGAAACAGGAGCCGGGATGATGGACTGCAAGAAAGCTCTGTCTGAAACCGGAGGTGATCTTGAGAAGGCTCAGGAATACCTTAGAAAGAAGGGCCTATCAACTGCTGACAAGAAATCCAGCCGGCTCGCTGCTGAAGGCAGTATTGGTTCCTACATTCATGACTCGAGGATTGGTGTACTAATTGAAGTCAACTGTGAGACCGACTTTGTTGGTAGAAGTGAAAAGTTCAAGGAGTTGGTTGATGTCCTAGCAATGCAAGTTGTGGCCAGTCCACAAGTGCAGTTTGTATCCATTGAAGACATTCCGGAGAGTATCGTGAGTAAAGAAAAAGAGCTGGAGATGCAAAGAGATGATCTCGCATCTAAACCAGAGAACATTAGAGAGAAGATAGTGGAAGGCAGAGTTTCAAAGAGGCTTGGAGAGCTTGCCCTTTTGGAACAGCCCTTCATTAAGGATGACAGTCTGTTGGTTAAAGACTTGGTAAAGCAAACTGTTGCAGCACTTGGAGAGAACATAAAAGTCCGAAGGTTTGTTCGATTTACACTTGGAGAGACAACTGAAGATACCAAAACAGGAACTGAAGCATGA
- the LOC107963555 gene encoding protein SPEAR1: MGSSYFGEPNMGSERGGSSSSRKGKKGNSDKPKQPQRGLGVAQLEKIRLHGQMASTYLPLHHGTYPANFNQEDNMRAYSSMASSSFSYSSTSSPSYGFQYPNMMMGVGEYDQRANIRHGDSQPSSGFLDTQHFAQPNMTRQLLNLNVEDSHSRSKKHRSNSLGSSSQNSESSDTQELDLELRLSL; this comes from the exons ATGGGTAGCAGTTATTTTGGAGAACCAAACATGGGGAGTGAAAGGGGAGGTTCATCGTCTTCAAGAAAAGGCAAGAAGGGTAATTCAGACAAGCCTAAGCAACCCCAGAGAGGGCTTGGTGTTGCTCAATTGGAGAAGATCAGATTACATGGTCAAATGGCTTCTACCTATCTTCCTCTTCATCATGGAACTTACCCTGCTAATTTCAACCAg GAAGATAACATGAGAGCTTATTCATCTATGGCCTCATCATCTTTTTCTTATTCATCAACTTCCTCGCCTTCTTATGGTTTCCAGTACCCCAACATGATG ATGGGGGTTGGAGAATACGATCAAAGGGCAAACATCAGACATGGTGATTCCCAACCAAGCAGTGGCTTCTTAGACACCCAACATTTTGCACAACCAAACATGACCAGACAACTTCTAAACCTAAATGTTGAG GATTCACATTCAAGGAGTAAGAAACATCGTAGTAATTCATTGGGATCGAGCAGTCAGAATTCAGAATCAAGCGACACACAAGAGCTAGATTTGGAGCTTAGACTGTCACTGTAG